One region of Salvia miltiorrhiza cultivar Shanhuang (shh) chromosome 3, IMPLAD_Smil_shh, whole genome shotgun sequence genomic DNA includes:
- the LOC131017324 gene encoding probable phosphoinositide phosphatase SAC9 isoform X7 — MESSGSLRDTSVVVVTLDSSEVYIIVSLSTRTDTQVIYVDPTTGELCYTAKQGYDVFKSQNEALDCITNGSKWPCKSITHARALLGYAALGSFGLLLVATRLTASIPNLPGGGCVYSVTETQWIKISLQNPQAQSKTEIKNIQELTELDIDGKHYFCETRDITRPFPSRMSVQNPDDEFVWNKWFAMPFRKIGLLQHCVILLQGFAECKTFGSLGQQEGVVALTARRSRLHPGTRYLARGINSCYSTGNEVECEQLVWIPKRAGQSAPFTTYIWRRGTIPIWWGAELKLTAAEAEIYVSDRDPYKGSSEYYQRLSQRYDARNLEGAVGGSQKKSALVPIVCVNLLRNGEGKSESVLVQHFEESLNYVRSIGKLPYARIHLINYDWHASVKLKGEQQTIEGLWYLLKAPTVSIGISEGDYLPSRQRINNCKGEIICNDDYDGAFCIRSHQNGVIRFNCADSLDRTNAASFFGALQVFMEQCRRLGISLDSDLVYGYQAPGNFGGYVAPLPPGWEKRSDAVTGKTYYIDHNTRTTTWNHPCPDKPWKRFDMTFDEFKRSTILSPVSQLADLFLVAGDIHATLYTGSKAMHSQILSIFNEEAGKFKQFSAAQNMKITLQRRYKNAVVDSSRQKQLEIFLGLRLFKHFPSVIIDPLHVPSRPFGCFLKPVPSMFASSDGGASLLSFKRKGLVWVSAQAADVVELFIYLCEPCHVCELLLTIAHGADDTTFPSTVDVRTGRQMDGLKLVLEGASIPQCANGTNILIPLSGPISAEDMAVTGAGSRLHAQESSSPSMLYDFEEVEGELDFQTRVVAVTFYPAVPGRGPMTLGEVEILGVSLPWRSIFSHEESGASLIERLNGHSKEINPFLTEADTNHLDASSTNHREASPFPLESSANSFVDLLTGEVVFPDTVSQPVAQTVVHEGSDLLNFFDDVVSQPVSQGNNNLDDVVTQPVSLANNNSKIVSSQGHSDNGSQEYIRLFKLLSGPHWERRLDFMEAMKLEIERLRLNLSAAERDRALLSIGIDPASINPNMMLEDSYMGRLYRVASTLALLGLAATEDKTNASIGLGTFDEDTIDFWNVSAIGERCSGGACQVRAETGPPDGASVTSSSSTTSGTSFVCSGCGKKVCRVCSAGQGALLLATCNSKDISGYNGVTSQGGSVYGYSADASSNRSEMLDGIICKSCCNEVVLHALILDYVRILVGQRRNSRADDAARNALNHVFGLSSRNLIPERDNFLKSQENAKVLGKLTDGKESLAEFPFASFLHPVETAAGSAPLLSLVTPVYSGSQESYWRAPPSVSSVEFVIVLNDISDVHGVVLLVSPCGYSMSDAPTVQIWASNTIDREERSCTGKWDIQSLVTSSSELCGPEKSLQDSKVPRHVKLAFKSPSRCRIIWMTLRLPRLGSNSVNLGRDFSLLSMDENPFADLSRRASFGGESGNDPCIHARKIMVVGKSVRGEMGASPQGSDQMNVRNWLERPPQLNRFKVPVEVERLIDNDLILEQYLSQASPMLAGFRLDGFSAIKHRLNHSPSTDLDLGGRNHLIEERLISPAVLYIQVSALQESHNMVTVAEYRLPEVKAGTPMYFDFPSQISTRRITFRLLGDIGAFSDDPTEQDDPEYRPYPWAAGLSLANRVKLYYYADPYELGKWASLSAV, encoded by the exons GTTCTCTAAGGGATACATCTGTTGTTGTTGTCACATTGGACTCAAGTGAAGTGTATATTATTGTCAGTTTGTCTACTAGGACTGACACTCAGGTTATCTATGTTGATCCTACAACTGGGGAACTTTGTTATACTGCTAAGCAGGGTTATGATGTTTTCAAATCACAAAATGAAGCATTAGATTGCATCACAAATGGGTCAAAATGGCCTTGTAAGAGTATAACACATGCCCGGGCACTGTTAGGCTATGCAGCTCTTGGCAGCTTTGGTCTACTGCTTGTTGCAACTAGGTTGACAGCCAGCATTCCAAATTTGCCTGGTGGAGGGTGTGTTTACTCAGTAACGGAGACCCAATGGATTAAAATTTCCCTTCAGAATCCTCAAGcacaaagtaaaactgaaataaaaaatattcaagaaCTAACAGAGCTTGACATTGATGGGAAGCATTACTTCTGCGAAACTAGGGATATAACTCGGCCTTTTCCAAGTCGTATGTCGGTGCAGAACCCAGATGATGAATTTGTGTGGAATAAATGGTTTGCTATGCCGTTCAGGAAGATTGGGCTTCTGCAGCATTGTGTCATTCTTCTGCAG GGGTTTGCTGAATGCAAGACTTTTGGTAGCCTTGGGCAGCAGGAGGGGGTTGTTGCACTTACTGCTCGTCGTAGTAGATTGCATCCTGGAACTCGATACTTAGCTAGGGGTATAAACTCATGTTATAGTACAg GCAATGAAGTTGAGTGTGAACAACTTGTTTGGATTCCCAAAAGAGCTGGTCAAAGCGCTCCTTTTACCACTTACATTTGGCGTAGAGGCaccattcctatctggtggggTGCTGAGTTAAAACTTACTGCTGCTGAAGCAGAAATTTATGTATCCGATCGCGATCCTTATAAAGGGAGCTCAGAGTATTATCAAAGGTTGTCTCAAAGATATGACGCACGGAATCTGGAGGGAGCTGTTGGTGGGAGTCAGAAAAAAAGTGCTTTGGTTCCAATTGTTTGTGTTAACTTACTAAGGAATGGAGAAGGAAAATCTGAATCGGTTTTGGTTCAGCATTTTGAAGAATCTTTAAACTATGTTCGTTCTATTGGGAAACTGCCTTATGCTCGAATtcacttaattaattatgattggCATGCTAGTGTAAAGCTTAAGGGCGAACAACAAACAATTGAAGGACTTTGGTATCTTCTGAAAGCACCCACAGTTTCTATTGGTATTTCTGAGGGGGATTATTTACCCTCTCGCCAAAGGATTAACAACTGCAAAGGTGAAATAATATGTAATGATGACTATGATGGTGCCTTTTGCATAAGATCACACCAAAATGGAGTAATACGTTTCAACTGTGCGGATTCTTTAGATAGAACGAATGCTGCTAGTTTCTTTGGTGCGCTCCAGGTTTTTATGGAGCAATGTAGGCGGTTAGGCATATCACTTGATAGTGATCTTGTATATGGTTATCAAGCACCTGGTAACTTTGGTGGCTATGTTGCTCCATTGCCTCCCGGCTGGGAAAAGCGATCTGATGCAGTGACTGGGAAAACATATTATATTGATCACAACACTAGGACGACAACCTGGAATCATCCTTGTCCAGATAAACCTTGGAAAAGGTTTGACATGACCTTTGACGAGTTTAAGAGATCAACGATCTTGTCACCCGTATCTCAATTAGCTGATCTTTTCTTAGTAGCTGGTGACATTCATGCAACGCTTTATACGGGTTCCAAAGCCATGCACAGCCAAATACTTAGCATTTTTAACGAGGAGGCAGGAAAATTTAAACAGTTCTCTGCTGCACAGAATATGAAAATCACTCTGCAGAGAAGATATAAGAACGCAGTTGTAGATAGCTCCCGTCAGAAGCAACTAGAGATTTTTCTGGGGCTAAGGCTCTTCAAGCATTTTCCTTCAGTGATTATTGATCCCTTACAT GTTCCTTCTCGGCCTTTTGGATGCTTCTTGAAGCCAGTTCCGAGCATGTTTGCATCTTCTGATGGGGGAGCTAGCCTTCTGAGTTTCAAAAGAAAAGGCCTTGTATGG GTTTCTGCGCAGGCTGCAGATGTGGTTGAACTCTTTATATACCTTTGCGAGCCTTGCCATGTTTGTGAGCTTCTTCTCACCATAGCGCATGGTGCTGATGATACTACTTTTCCATCGACAGTTGATGTGAGAACTGGGCGCCAGATGGATGGACTCAAACTTGTTCTCGAG GGAGCCTCTATACCTCAATGTGCAAATGGTACAAACATTTTGATACCATTATCAGGACCTATCAGTGCAGAGGATATGGCTGTCACTGGGGCAGGTTCTCGTTTACATGCACAAGAATCCTCAAGCCCTTCTATGTTATATGATTTTGAAGAAGTTGAAGGAGAACTGGATTTTCAAACTCGTGTTGTTGCTGTAACATTTTATCCTGCTGTGCCTGGGAGAGGCCCAATGACCCTCGGTGAG GTGGAGATACTTGGAGTTTCTCTTCCATGGAGGTCTATATTTTCCCATGAAGAGAGTGGTGCTAGTTTAATTGAACGCTTAAATGGTCACTCAAAGGAAATTAACCCTTTCCTTACTGAAGCAGATACCAATCACTTAGATGCTTCCTCAACGAATCATAGAGAGGCTTCTCCATTCCCATTAGAATCATCAGCTAACTCATTTGTGGACCTTCTGACTGGAGAAGTAGTATTTCCAGACACGGTTTCTCAACCAGTTGCTCAGACTGTTGTTCATGAAGGGAGTGACTTGCTTAACTTCTTCGATGATGTTGTCAGCCAGCCAGTTTCTCAGGGAAATAACAACTTGGATGATGTTGTCACGCAGCCAGTTTCTCTGGCAAATAACAACTCCAAGATTGTTTCATCTCAAGGACATTCAGATAATGGTTCTCAAGAGTACATCAGATTGTTCAAACTTCTTTCAGGACCTCACTGG GAAAGAAGATTAGATTTCATGGAAGCCATGAAACTTGAAATAGAACGTCTTCGGCTGAATCTTTCTGCTGCTGAAAGGGATAGAGCCCTCTTATCAATAGGCATTGATCCTGCCAGCATAAATCCAAATATGATGCTCGAGGATTCATACATGGGAAGATTATACAGGGTGGCAAGCACCCTTGCACTACTTGGGCTAGCTGCAACAGAGGACAAAACTAATGCTTCGATTGGGCTTGGAACATTTGATGAAGACACTATTGATTTCTGGAATGTTTCTGCAATTGGGGAGAGGTGTTCAGGTGGTGCATGCCAAGTACGTGCTGAAACTGGGCCACCTGATGGTGCATCGGtgacttcttcatcttcaacaACTTCAGGGACCTCTTTTGTCTGTTCTGGATGTGGGAAAAAGGTTTGCAGAGTTTGTTCTGCAGGACAAGGAGCTCTTTTGCTTGCGACTTGTAACTCGAAGGACATCTCAGGCTATAATGGTGTAACTAGCCAGGGAGGATCTGTCTATGGATATTCAGCTGATGCTTCTTCAAATCGCTCTGAAATGCTTGACGGGATCATTTGTAAATCATGCTGCAATGAAGTTGTCCTTCATGCATTGATATTGGACTATGTCAGGATCTTGGTTGGCCAAAGAAGAAATTCTAGAGCAGATGATGCTGCTAGGAATGCCTTGAACCACGTATTTGGATTGTCATCAAGAAATTTAATTCCTGAAAGAGATAATTTTCTAAAGAGTCAAGAAAATGCAAAGGTCTTAGGGAAGTTGACTGATGGCAAGGAATCACTTGCAGAGTTCCCATTTGCCAGCTTTCTACACCCG GTTGAAACAGCAGCTGGTTCAGCGCCATTGTTGTCCTTGGTTACTCCTGTGTATTCTGGATCACAAGAGTCATATTGGAGAGCTCCACCTAGTGTCTCGTCCGTGGAATTTGTCATTGTTCTCAATGATATTTCTGATGTCCATGGTGTTGTCCTCTTGGTTAGTCCGTGTGGCTATTCAATGTCTGATGCTCCTACT GTACAAATCTGGGCTAGCAATACAATAGACAGGGAAGAAAGATCATGCACAGGGAAATGGGATATTCAATCGCTTGTAACTTCTTCATCTGAACTTTGTGGCCCAGAGAAGTCACTTCAAGATAGCAAAGTGCCTAGGCACGTGAAATTGGCCTTCAAGAGCCCATCCCGATGCCGCATCATTTGGATGACGTTGCGTCTTCCAAGACTTGGGTCTAATTCTGTCAATCTTGGAAGAGACTTCTCTCTTCTGTCTATGGATGAAAATCCCTTCGCAGACCTGAGTAGACGTGCCTCTTTTGGTGGTGAGTCTGGTAATGATCCATGCATTCATGCAAGAAAAATTATGGTGGTTGGCAAATCAGTGAGAGGAGAGATGGGAGCATCACCACAAGGTTCTGACCAAATGAATGTTAGAAACTGGTTGGAGAGACCTCCACAGTTGAATCGGTTCAAG GTTCCGGTTGAGGTTGAAAGATTAATTGACAATGATCTTATTCTCGAACAATATTTATCCCAAGCTTCGCCTATGCTGGCTGGATTTCGTCTGGATGGTTTCAGTGCGATAAAGCACCGTTTAAATCATTCACCTTCAACAGATTTAGATTTAGGGGGTAGGAACCATCTTATAGAAGAGAGGCTCATATCTCCTGCTGTGTTGTATATTCAAGTGTCCGCTCTCCAG GAGTCCCACAATATGGTGACTGTTGCTGAGTATCGGCTACCAGAAGTCAAGGCTGGGACACCCATGTACTTTGATTTCCCTAGCCAGATAAGCACTCGCCGCATAACATTTCGTCTGCTTGGAGATATTGGTGCGTTCTCAGATGACCCGACAGAACAAGATGATCCAGAATACAGACCGTACCCATGGGCTGCAGGGTTGTCGTTGGCGAACAGAGTTAAGTTGTACTATTATGCTGATCCTTATGAACTTGGAAAATGGGCCAGTCTTTCAGCAGTCTGA
- the LOC131017324 gene encoding probable phosphoinositide phosphatase SAC9 isoform X4: MESSGSLRDTSVVVVTLDSSEVYIIVSLSTRTDTQVIYVDPTTGELCYTAKQGYDVFKSQNEALDCITNGSKWPCKSITHARALLGYAALGSFGLLLVATRLTASIPNLPGGGCVYSVTETQWIKISLQNPQAQSKTEIKNIQELTELDIDGKHYFCETRDITRPFPSRMSVQNPDDEFVWNKWFAMPFRKIGLLQHCVILLQGFAECKTFGSLGQQEGVVALTARRSRLHPGTRYLARGINSCYSTGNEVECEQLVWIPKRAGQSAPFTTYIWRRGTIPIWWGAELKLTAAEAEIYVSDRDPYKGSSEYYQRLSQRYDARNLEGAVGGSQKKSALVPIVCVNLLRNGEGKSESVLVQHFEESLNYVRSIGKLPYARIHLINYDWHASVKLKGEQQTIEGLWYLLKAPTVSIGISEGDYLPSRQRINNCKGEIICNDDYDGAFCIRSHQNGVIRFNCADSLDRTNAASFFGALQVFMEQCRRLGISLDSDLVYGYQAPGNFGGYVAPLPPGWEKRSDAVTGKTYYIDHNTRTTTWNHPCPDKPWKRFDMTFDEFKRSTILSPVSQLADLFLVAGDIHATLYTGSKAMHSQILSIFNEEAGKFKQFSAAQNMKITLQRRYKNAVVDSSRQKQLEIFLGLRLFKHFPSVIIDPLHVPSRPFGCFLKPVPSMFASSDGGASLLSFKRKGLVWQVSAQAADVVELFIYLCEPCHVCELLLTIAHGADDTTFPSTVDVRTGRQMDGLKLVLEGASIPQCANGTNILIPLSGPISAEDMAVTGAGSRLHAQESSSPSMLYDFEEVEGELDFQTRVVAVTFYPAVPGRGPMTLGEVEILGVSLPWRSIFSHEESGASLIERLNGHSKEINPFLTEADTNHLDASSTNHREASPFPLESSANSFVDLLTGEVVFPDTVSQPVAQTVVHEGSDLLNFFDDVVSQPVSQGNNNLDDVVTQPVSLANNNSKIVSSQGHSDNGSQEYIRLFKLLSGPHWQERRLDFMEAMKLEIERLRLNLSAAERDRALLSIGIDPASINPNMMLEDSYMGRLYRVASTLALLGLAATEDKTNASIGLGTFDEDTIDFWNVSAIGERCSGGACQVRAETGPPDGASVTSSSSTTSGTSFVCSGCGKKVCRVCSAGQGALLLATCNSKDISGYNGVTSQGGSVYGYSADASSNRSEMLDGIICKSCCNEVVLHALILDYVRILVGQRRNSRADDAARNALNHVFGLSSRNLIPERDNFLKSQENAKVLGKLTDGKESLAEFPFASFLHPVETAAGSAPLLSLVTPVYSGSQESYWRAPPSVSSVEFVIVLNDISDVHGVVLLVSPCGYSMSDAPTVQIWASNTIDREERSCTGKWDIQSLVTSSSELCGPEKSLQDSKVPRHVKLAFKSPSRCRIIWMTLRLPRLGSNSVNLGRDFSLLSMDENPFADLSRRASFGGESGNDPCIHARKIMVVGKSVRGEMGASPQGSDQMNVRNWLERPPQLNRFKVPVEVERLIDNDLILEQYLSQASPMLAGFRLDGFSAIKHRLNHSPSTDLDLGGRNHLIEERLISPAVLYIQVSALQESHNMVTVAEYRLPEVKAGTPMYFDFPSQISTRRITFRLLGDIGAFSDDPTEQDDPEYRPYPWAAGLSLANRVKLYYYADPYELGKWASLSAV; encoded by the exons GTTCTCTAAGGGATACATCTGTTGTTGTTGTCACATTGGACTCAAGTGAAGTGTATATTATTGTCAGTTTGTCTACTAGGACTGACACTCAGGTTATCTATGTTGATCCTACAACTGGGGAACTTTGTTATACTGCTAAGCAGGGTTATGATGTTTTCAAATCACAAAATGAAGCATTAGATTGCATCACAAATGGGTCAAAATGGCCTTGTAAGAGTATAACACATGCCCGGGCACTGTTAGGCTATGCAGCTCTTGGCAGCTTTGGTCTACTGCTTGTTGCAACTAGGTTGACAGCCAGCATTCCAAATTTGCCTGGTGGAGGGTGTGTTTACTCAGTAACGGAGACCCAATGGATTAAAATTTCCCTTCAGAATCCTCAAGcacaaagtaaaactgaaataaaaaatattcaagaaCTAACAGAGCTTGACATTGATGGGAAGCATTACTTCTGCGAAACTAGGGATATAACTCGGCCTTTTCCAAGTCGTATGTCGGTGCAGAACCCAGATGATGAATTTGTGTGGAATAAATGGTTTGCTATGCCGTTCAGGAAGATTGGGCTTCTGCAGCATTGTGTCATTCTTCTGCAG GGGTTTGCTGAATGCAAGACTTTTGGTAGCCTTGGGCAGCAGGAGGGGGTTGTTGCACTTACTGCTCGTCGTAGTAGATTGCATCCTGGAACTCGATACTTAGCTAGGGGTATAAACTCATGTTATAGTACAg GCAATGAAGTTGAGTGTGAACAACTTGTTTGGATTCCCAAAAGAGCTGGTCAAAGCGCTCCTTTTACCACTTACATTTGGCGTAGAGGCaccattcctatctggtggggTGCTGAGTTAAAACTTACTGCTGCTGAAGCAGAAATTTATGTATCCGATCGCGATCCTTATAAAGGGAGCTCAGAGTATTATCAAAGGTTGTCTCAAAGATATGACGCACGGAATCTGGAGGGAGCTGTTGGTGGGAGTCAGAAAAAAAGTGCTTTGGTTCCAATTGTTTGTGTTAACTTACTAAGGAATGGAGAAGGAAAATCTGAATCGGTTTTGGTTCAGCATTTTGAAGAATCTTTAAACTATGTTCGTTCTATTGGGAAACTGCCTTATGCTCGAATtcacttaattaattatgattggCATGCTAGTGTAAAGCTTAAGGGCGAACAACAAACAATTGAAGGACTTTGGTATCTTCTGAAAGCACCCACAGTTTCTATTGGTATTTCTGAGGGGGATTATTTACCCTCTCGCCAAAGGATTAACAACTGCAAAGGTGAAATAATATGTAATGATGACTATGATGGTGCCTTTTGCATAAGATCACACCAAAATGGAGTAATACGTTTCAACTGTGCGGATTCTTTAGATAGAACGAATGCTGCTAGTTTCTTTGGTGCGCTCCAGGTTTTTATGGAGCAATGTAGGCGGTTAGGCATATCACTTGATAGTGATCTTGTATATGGTTATCAAGCACCTGGTAACTTTGGTGGCTATGTTGCTCCATTGCCTCCCGGCTGGGAAAAGCGATCTGATGCAGTGACTGGGAAAACATATTATATTGATCACAACACTAGGACGACAACCTGGAATCATCCTTGTCCAGATAAACCTTGGAAAAGGTTTGACATGACCTTTGACGAGTTTAAGAGATCAACGATCTTGTCACCCGTATCTCAATTAGCTGATCTTTTCTTAGTAGCTGGTGACATTCATGCAACGCTTTATACGGGTTCCAAAGCCATGCACAGCCAAATACTTAGCATTTTTAACGAGGAGGCAGGAAAATTTAAACAGTTCTCTGCTGCACAGAATATGAAAATCACTCTGCAGAGAAGATATAAGAACGCAGTTGTAGATAGCTCCCGTCAGAAGCAACTAGAGATTTTTCTGGGGCTAAGGCTCTTCAAGCATTTTCCTTCAGTGATTATTGATCCCTTACAT GTTCCTTCTCGGCCTTTTGGATGCTTCTTGAAGCCAGTTCCGAGCATGTTTGCATCTTCTGATGGGGGAGCTAGCCTTCTGAGTTTCAAAAGAAAAGGCCTTGTATGG CAGGTTTCTGCGCAGGCTGCAGATGTGGTTGAACTCTTTATATACCTTTGCGAGCCTTGCCATGTTTGTGAGCTTCTTCTCACCATAGCGCATGGTGCTGATGATACTACTTTTCCATCGACAGTTGATGTGAGAACTGGGCGCCAGATGGATGGACTCAAACTTGTTCTCGAG GGAGCCTCTATACCTCAATGTGCAAATGGTACAAACATTTTGATACCATTATCAGGACCTATCAGTGCAGAGGATATGGCTGTCACTGGGGCAGGTTCTCGTTTACATGCACAAGAATCCTCAAGCCCTTCTATGTTATATGATTTTGAAGAAGTTGAAGGAGAACTGGATTTTCAAACTCGTGTTGTTGCTGTAACATTTTATCCTGCTGTGCCTGGGAGAGGCCCAATGACCCTCGGTGAG GTGGAGATACTTGGAGTTTCTCTTCCATGGAGGTCTATATTTTCCCATGAAGAGAGTGGTGCTAGTTTAATTGAACGCTTAAATGGTCACTCAAAGGAAATTAACCCTTTCCTTACTGAAGCAGATACCAATCACTTAGATGCTTCCTCAACGAATCATAGAGAGGCTTCTCCATTCCCATTAGAATCATCAGCTAACTCATTTGTGGACCTTCTGACTGGAGAAGTAGTATTTCCAGACACGGTTTCTCAACCAGTTGCTCAGACTGTTGTTCATGAAGGGAGTGACTTGCTTAACTTCTTCGATGATGTTGTCAGCCAGCCAGTTTCTCAGGGAAATAACAACTTGGATGATGTTGTCACGCAGCCAGTTTCTCTGGCAAATAACAACTCCAAGATTGTTTCATCTCAAGGACATTCAGATAATGGTTCTCAAGAGTACATCAGATTGTTCAAACTTCTTTCAGGACCTCACTGG CAGGAAAGAAGATTAGATTTCATGGAAGCCATGAAACTTGAAATAGAACGTCTTCGGCTGAATCTTTCTGCTGCTGAAAGGGATAGAGCCCTCTTATCAATAGGCATTGATCCTGCCAGCATAAATCCAAATATGATGCTCGAGGATTCATACATGGGAAGATTATACAGGGTGGCAAGCACCCTTGCACTACTTGGGCTAGCTGCAACAGAGGACAAAACTAATGCTTCGATTGGGCTTGGAACATTTGATGAAGACACTATTGATTTCTGGAATGTTTCTGCAATTGGGGAGAGGTGTTCAGGTGGTGCATGCCAAGTACGTGCTGAAACTGGGCCACCTGATGGTGCATCGGtgacttcttcatcttcaacaACTTCAGGGACCTCTTTTGTCTGTTCTGGATGTGGGAAAAAGGTTTGCAGAGTTTGTTCTGCAGGACAAGGAGCTCTTTTGCTTGCGACTTGTAACTCGAAGGACATCTCAGGCTATAATGGTGTAACTAGCCAGGGAGGATCTGTCTATGGATATTCAGCTGATGCTTCTTCAAATCGCTCTGAAATGCTTGACGGGATCATTTGTAAATCATGCTGCAATGAAGTTGTCCTTCATGCATTGATATTGGACTATGTCAGGATCTTGGTTGGCCAAAGAAGAAATTCTAGAGCAGATGATGCTGCTAGGAATGCCTTGAACCACGTATTTGGATTGTCATCAAGAAATTTAATTCCTGAAAGAGATAATTTTCTAAAGAGTCAAGAAAATGCAAAGGTCTTAGGGAAGTTGACTGATGGCAAGGAATCACTTGCAGAGTTCCCATTTGCCAGCTTTCTACACCCG GTTGAAACAGCAGCTGGTTCAGCGCCATTGTTGTCCTTGGTTACTCCTGTGTATTCTGGATCACAAGAGTCATATTGGAGAGCTCCACCTAGTGTCTCGTCCGTGGAATTTGTCATTGTTCTCAATGATATTTCTGATGTCCATGGTGTTGTCCTCTTGGTTAGTCCGTGTGGCTATTCAATGTCTGATGCTCCTACT GTACAAATCTGGGCTAGCAATACAATAGACAGGGAAGAAAGATCATGCACAGGGAAATGGGATATTCAATCGCTTGTAACTTCTTCATCTGAACTTTGTGGCCCAGAGAAGTCACTTCAAGATAGCAAAGTGCCTAGGCACGTGAAATTGGCCTTCAAGAGCCCATCCCGATGCCGCATCATTTGGATGACGTTGCGTCTTCCAAGACTTGGGTCTAATTCTGTCAATCTTGGAAGAGACTTCTCTCTTCTGTCTATGGATGAAAATCCCTTCGCAGACCTGAGTAGACGTGCCTCTTTTGGTGGTGAGTCTGGTAATGATCCATGCATTCATGCAAGAAAAATTATGGTGGTTGGCAAATCAGTGAGAGGAGAGATGGGAGCATCACCACAAGGTTCTGACCAAATGAATGTTAGAAACTGGTTGGAGAGACCTCCACAGTTGAATCGGTTCAAG GTTCCGGTTGAGGTTGAAAGATTAATTGACAATGATCTTATTCTCGAACAATATTTATCCCAAGCTTCGCCTATGCTGGCTGGATTTCGTCTGGATGGTTTCAGTGCGATAAAGCACCGTTTAAATCATTCACCTTCAACAGATTTAGATTTAGGGGGTAGGAACCATCTTATAGAAGAGAGGCTCATATCTCCTGCTGTGTTGTATATTCAAGTGTCCGCTCTCCAG GAGTCCCACAATATGGTGACTGTTGCTGAGTATCGGCTACCAGAAGTCAAGGCTGGGACACCCATGTACTTTGATTTCCCTAGCCAGATAAGCACTCGCCGCATAACATTTCGTCTGCTTGGAGATATTGGTGCGTTCTCAGATGACCCGACAGAACAAGATGATCCAGAATACAGACCGTACCCATGGGCTGCAGGGTTGTCGTTGGCGAACAGAGTTAAGTTGTACTATTATGCTGATCCTTATGAACTTGGAAAATGGGCCAGTCTTTCAGCAGTCTGA